From Cotesia glomerata isolate CgM1 linkage group LG2, MPM_Cglom_v2.3, whole genome shotgun sequence, a single genomic window includes:
- the LOC123258824 gene encoding uncharacterized protein LOC123258824, translated as MVLNLKNDISESENVDLDSGEMTTNTLNPTKVPGNQPLKLDVKKLVIDFYESEENSKQLAGMKDFKSVKDCDGNRTRVQKKLILCNLKELYQSFKAQYNSVAIGFFKFASLRPTYCILAGSSGTHVVCVCTIHQNVKLMLEGCNFPKFAKNTDWVVESQPIYKNLLNKLVCNNPKESCFSRMCNSCPNNEEIADYFRVSFNESDVNEIQYKMWTSTDRCTIVNVTSDSEDFIETLVTQLDKLLKHDFIAKTQSRFFSDTKLNLKSGEFVVVFDFSKNYAFVVQEAAQGFHWNNDQATIIPMVIYYNENDTIKHLSFVGISDCLKYDTVLIYLFQEQLIAFLKKKFAVINTIFYFSDGAPQQFINKKAFTNLCYHYADFEINAEWHFFATAHGKGPCDGLAGSLKRYAARASLQMNNKEHILKPQDLFSLGTKNFTSVDFTFIANDDYLIKKNVLDIRYSQSKTVKGTHSLHTFVPLKDEIGYAFIKTVSTSQKSSKIKVF; from the exons ATGGTACTGaatcttaaaaatgatatcaGTGAATCTGAGAATGTTGATTTAGACTCTGGTGAAATGACTACTAATACTTTGAATCCCACAAAAGTTCCAGGCAATCAGCCGCTTAAGTTAGATGTAAAAAAACTtgtcattgatttttatgaaagcGAAGAAAACTCAAAACAATTAGCGGGCATGAAAGATTTTAAATCTGTGAAGGATTGTGATGGAAATCGAACTAGGgtacaaaaaaagttgattctttgtaatttaaaagaattgtaCCAAAGCTTCAAAGCGCAATATAATTCAGTGGCAAtcggattttttaaattcgctAGTTTGAGGCCTACTTATTGTATTCTTGCTGGAAGTAGTGGTACACATGTCGTATGTGTTTGTACTATTCatcaaaatgtaaaattgatgttagaaG gatgtaattttccaaaatttgcgaAAAACACCGATTGGGTTGTAGAATCTCAgccaatttacaaaaatttattaaacaaattagTTTGTAACAATCCAAAAGAATCGTGCTTTTCCAGAATGTGCAATAGTTGTccaaataatgaagaaatcgCTGATTATTTTCGTGTGTCGTTTAATGAATCTGATGTTAATGAAATCCAATATAAAATGTGGACATCAACAGACCGTTGTACTATTGTGAATGTTACGTCAGATTCTGAAGACTTCATCGAGACTTTAGTGACGCAACTTGATAAGCTTTTGAAACATGATTTTATTGCGAAAACACAAAGTCGATTTTTTTCTGatacaaaactaaatttaaagagCGGGGAATTCGTCGTAGTATTTgacttttcgaaaaattatgCATTCGTTGTGCAGGAAGCAGCTCAAGGCTTTCATTGGAATAATGATCAAGCTACTATAATTCCAATGGTGATTTATTATAACGAAAATGATACTATTAAGCATTTGAGCTTTGTTGGTATTTCAGATTGTCTTAAGTACGAcacagttttaatttatttatttcaagagcAATTGATTGCCTTTCTTAAAAAGAAGTTTGCTGTCATCAATACGATTTTTTACTTCTCTGATGGAGCTCCACAACAATTCATAAACAAGAAAGCATTTACAAACTTATGTTATCATTATGCTGACTTTGAAATCAACGCtgagtggcatttttttgcaaCTGCCCATGGCAAAGGACCATGCGATGGTCTTGCGGGTTCATTAAAACGATATGCTGCTAGAGCTTCATTACAAATGAACAATAAAGAGCATATACTGAAACCACAAGATTTGTTTTCCTTgggaacgaaaaattttacaagcgttgactttacttttatagctaatgacgattatttaataaaaaaaaatgtgttagacATACGATATTCTCAATCGAAAACGGTGAAAGGTACACACTCATTACACACTTTTGTGCCTTTAAAAGATGAAATTGGTTATGCTTTCATTAAAACTGTGTCCACATctcaaaaaagttcaaaaataaaagtattttaa
- the LOC123258830 gene encoding uncharacterized protein LOC123258830, with protein MSKRIRSVNCCNPFNESHKKGVKDLRKFPDEDRWKFPDLDDTSMLCVRCRFRVKEYIPPASEEDEIISSQISVESLSISAEICTQGSSLSRTVSNFSDNLCDYNDHSLERFLKIPLIEKDRLYSEKNYGVKKLDESYAALENQFQSQFGIVPESTYRKINQDHCSMIAKVKKLYNAKSNK; from the exons ATGAGTAAACGTATACGGTCAGTAAATTGTTGTAATCCATTCAATGAGTCAC ataaaaaaggagttaaagatttaagaaaatttcccGACGAAGATCGTTGGAAATTTCCTGACTTAGATGACACTTCAATGTTATGTGTGCGTTGTCGATTCCGTGTCAAAGAATATATTCCGCCGGCATCAGAGGAAGACGAAATTATTTCAAGTCAAATTAGTGTTGAAAGTCTGAGTATATCAGCTGAAATTTGTACTCAAGGAAGCAGTTTATCTCGAACTGTCAGTAATTTTAGCGACAATCTATGTGATTACAATGATCATTCTTTAgagcgatttttgaaaattcctcttattgaaaaagacag gttatattctgaaaaaaattatggagtaAAAAAACTTGATGAGAGCTATGCTGCCCTAGAGAATCAGTTCCAATCACAATTTGGAATAGTACCTGAATCTACCTACAGAAAGATTAATCAAGATCATTGTTCCATGATAGCTAAAGTGAAGAAATTATATAACGCTAAAAGtaacaagtaa